One part of the Microcoleus sp. AS-A8 genome encodes these proteins:
- a CDS encoding D-alanyl-D-alanine carboxypeptidase family protein, whose product MNNGDLPGKTGNFSVSPDDDIPEALRDTPDVKRRSRIKPVWVIVGLLGLGAIATIISLSIAASKPKPIETSTSAASPTPSSPETEKVDNLLGHLPYQEAPVSELKPITGNGQIRLRAAAADKFNAMSAAAAREGISLVPISGFRAVADQKHLFFDVKAQRGQVTTKRAEVSAPPGYSEHHTGYAVDIGDGKTPATNLSPTFETTSAFKWLEKNAAYYSFEISFPKDNAQGVNYEPWHWRFVGDTDSLKTFYKAKNLIRPASPSPTEPSATPNSTELTEPSATPTSPSPTEPSATPTSPSATTPSATP is encoded by the coding sequence TTGAATAACGGGGATCTCCCAGGAAAAACAGGTAACTTTTCAGTCTCACCAGACGACGATATTCCAGAGGCGCTACGGGATACACCCGACGTTAAACGCCGCTCTCGGATCAAGCCTGTTTGGGTAATTGTAGGGCTATTGGGCTTAGGCGCGATCGCCACAATCATCAGTTTGTCTATTGCAGCATCCAAACCAAAGCCAATCGAAACGTCAACATCGGCAGCTAGTCCGACACCATCGAGTCCCGAAACCGAAAAGGTGGATAACCTCCTCGGACATTTGCCCTATCAAGAAGCACCCGTCTCGGAACTCAAACCCATTACAGGCAATGGACAGATTAGACTCCGTGCTGCTGCTGCTGATAAATTTAACGCGATGTCAGCCGCAGCCGCGAGAGAGGGCATCAGCTTAGTCCCTATTTCCGGCTTTCGTGCCGTTGCCGACCAAAAGCACTTATTTTTTGATGTCAAGGCGCAGCGCGGACAAGTAACCACCAAACGCGCAGAAGTCAGTGCGCCCCCCGGATATAGTGAGCATCATACCGGTTACGCGGTAGATATTGGCGATGGGAAGACACCCGCCACCAATCTCAGTCCTACCTTTGAGACGACTTCCGCCTTTAAATGGCTAGAGAAAAATGCGGCTTATTACAGTTTTGAGATATCCTTCCCCAAAGACAATGCTCAAGGTGTCAATTATGAACCCTGGCACTGGCGCTTTGTAGGCGATACCGACAGCTTAAAAACCTTCTACAAAGCTAAAAACTTAATTCGTCCTGCATCCCCTTCACCTACAGAACCTTCAGCAACGCCCAACTCAACTGAACTGACGGAACCGTCCGCAACGCCAACCTCACCTTCACCCACAGAACCGTCCGCAACGCCAACCTCACCTTCAGCGACAACGCCCTCAGCAACTCCCTAA
- a CDS encoding AEC family transporter, with protein MPSVNTELLQPLIKLYIQLGGGVLLGWVLGRLLPQRVPTLIGQFLFWIGVPVSIITFLRRADLSGAIWIAPVMAWIAILLGAGLAWSWIKFKSRGRLGVVSHQQSSSLFPLNPPVSASNQLSGASVESWSKPAQGSFLLSAMVGNTGYLGFPVTLALVGEKYFGWALFYDMLGTAIGAYGLGVVLAARFGTEVKSSWQLVRAILYNPALWSLGFGLGFRQIPLPELVEGSLQGLAWSAIALSLILIGMRLSQLDSWSRLRQVSVSLGIKMLLVPLVLGIVLRQLGITGAPQLVIVLQMGMPPAFATLVLAEVFDLERDLAVTALAVGSIGLLLTLPVWLLLFGG; from the coding sequence ATGCCCAGTGTTAATACTGAGCTGTTACAACCATTGATTAAACTCTATATTCAGCTAGGCGGCGGTGTCCTGCTGGGGTGGGTTTTAGGGCGCTTGCTACCACAAAGAGTGCCAACCTTGATTGGTCAATTTCTCTTCTGGATTGGCGTACCCGTCAGTATTATTACTTTTCTGCGGCGTGCTGACTTATCCGGAGCAATTTGGATTGCGCCAGTGATGGCATGGATAGCGATTTTACTGGGAGCGGGATTAGCGTGGAGTTGGATTAAATTCAAAAGTAGGGGCAGGTTGGGTGTTGTTAGCCATCAGCAATCTTCGTCGCTTTTCCCTTTAAACCCGCCCGTATCTGCTAGTAACCAGCTATCTGGGGCGTCTGTCGAGTCTTGGAGTAAGCCTGCACAGGGGAGTTTTCTGTTATCGGCAATGGTGGGTAACACAGGTTATCTGGGCTTTCCAGTGACGCTGGCGTTGGTAGGAGAAAAGTATTTTGGCTGGGCGCTGTTTTATGACATGCTGGGAACGGCAATTGGAGCCTACGGTTTGGGTGTGGTTCTTGCTGCACGTTTTGGCACAGAAGTCAAGAGTAGTTGGCAGTTAGTTCGGGCAATTTTATACAATCCTGCCCTGTGGAGTTTGGGGTTTGGATTGGGGTTTCGTCAGATTCCTCTGCCTGAGTTGGTGGAAGGGAGTTTACAGGGATTGGCTTGGAGTGCGATCGCACTTTCTCTGATATTAATTGGAATGCGCCTGTCGCAGTTAGATTCTTGGAGTCGTCTGAGGCAGGTGTCGGTGAGTCTGGGGATTAAAATGCTGCTCGTGCCGCTTGTGTTGGGGATTGTGCTCAGGCAGCTAGGGATTACAGGTGCACCGCAGTTGGTGATTGTGCTGCAAATGGGGATGCCTCCAGCGTTTGCGACTTTGGTATTGGCGGAAGTGTTCGATTTGGAACGTGATTTGGCTGTTACGGCACTAGCGGTTGGTTCTATTGGGCTTTTGTTGACGTTGCCTGTTTGGTTGTTGTTGTTTGGGGGTTAG
- a CDS encoding radical SAM protein, with protein MSIVKGTEKIVNPLQESALNKKGLCDYVVNVASGCLHGCTFCYVPSTPAIRTKQSQLREKGVNNPQMDWGQYLFVREDIPEKLEKVLSRKKAWRETSEGKGVVLLCSGTDPYQNKQTASVTRDAVQVLLKYNKRVRILTRGLLWVNDIDVLKNDNVIVGMSLPFLHDELSRKIEPQSPPPTERYKALQEGHQAGCRLYVAMAPTPPTMTLDHFKRYLEKIMHINPEVIFWEPINARGTNGKRMLAAGLEFTSSIMSKQSWAETFKRQWEDIEAAAKDIGCFDRLHIWPDPELRGYVDEAKLDDWLYKPTVEKWDSLTGTQTKAKATQATRKNSKKTTADLR; from the coding sequence ATGTCCATCGTCAAAGGCACCGAGAAAATTGTTAATCCACTTCAGGAGAGCGCTCTCAACAAGAAGGGATTATGTGACTATGTGGTTAACGTAGCATCAGGGTGTCTGCATGGTTGTACCTTTTGTTATGTACCTTCAACTCCAGCGATTCGGACAAAACAATCACAGTTGAGGGAAAAAGGAGTAAACAATCCTCAGATGGATTGGGGACAATATCTCTTTGTTCGTGAAGACATTCCTGAGAAACTAGAAAAAGTTCTAAGTCGTAAGAAAGCTTGGCGAGAAACATCGGAAGGTAAGGGAGTAGTTTTACTTTGTTCTGGCACCGATCCCTACCAAAACAAGCAGACGGCAAGTGTAACTCGTGACGCTGTTCAGGTTCTCTTGAAATATAACAAAAGAGTCAGGATTCTGACTCGTGGTCTGTTGTGGGTAAATGATATTGATGTCCTTAAAAATGACAACGTTATAGTTGGCATGAGTCTGCCATTTTTACATGATGAACTCAGCCGCAAGATTGAACCTCAATCACCTCCGCCAACTGAACGCTACAAAGCTCTACAGGAAGGTCATCAAGCTGGGTGTCGGTTATATGTTGCGATGGCTCCTACACCTCCTACCATGACTTTAGATCACTTCAAAAGGTATCTGGAGAAAATAATGCATATTAATCCAGAGGTAATCTTTTGGGAACCCATCAATGCTCGTGGAACTAATGGAAAACGGATGCTAGCAGCAGGCTTGGAATTTACCAGTTCCATTATGAGCAAACAATCCTGGGCAGAAACCTTTAAAAGACAGTGGGAAGATATTGAAGCCGCAGCCAAAGACATAGGATGTTTTGATCGGCTTCATATTTGGCCTGATCCTGAACTAAGAGGATATGTGGATGAAGCTAAGTTAGACGATTGGTTATATAAGCCAACAGTAGAAAAGTGGGACAGCCTGACAGGCACACAGACTAAAGCTAAAGCTACTCAGGCTACTCGTAAAAACTCAAAAAAAACTACTGCTGACCTTCGCTAA
- the tcmP gene encoding three-Cys-motif partner protein TcmP — translation MSKAQAKWSADGSFIPSLDPHTKAKHLILEKYIENLVYTLYAKTRRGETQFTFIDGFCGGGIYKDNDSRQDWEGSPIRIIKSVREAHRKSKRTYPEPLNIKYIFIDSNESHLSCLKNYSMLKAGLEDLIDENPHTYNDGFGERIEQCVFLKGEFEFFLKYCVFTIDSHKGHSFFFLDPFGWTDVSMRTIREINRIKGSEILYTYMIDYIRRFLIERYTSQKRGFQEILEADGYYEAANLEDSSMGEQCYLRDQTVKLFLERGQSKYVFTFSLMPRGEKLVLYYLLHLSQKLTALEVIKECFESENNLDYQYHYEIYGYGFKTANYYNQNQMDLELNITRDSYEICMDKLDRDVGKLIFDNPDGISFQEIRQKTMPLNPANRKLYNKYLNRYINEKELEAWRSGKLLKGKQIEFRKNDIIKVVKKYQVSLFYKSKFFSNDL, via the coding sequence ATGAGTAAAGCGCAAGCAAAGTGGAGTGCTGATGGAAGTTTTATCCCTTCTCTAGATCCTCATACCAAAGCAAAACATTTAATCCTTGAAAAATATATTGAAAATTTAGTTTACACGCTTTATGCAAAAACTCGACGTGGAGAAACACAATTTACTTTCATTGATGGATTTTGTGGCGGTGGAATATATAAAGATAACGACAGCAGACAAGATTGGGAAGGTTCTCCTATTAGAATTATAAAATCTGTCCGAGAAGCACATAGGAAGTCAAAACGAACTTATCCAGAACCATTAAATATCAAGTATATCTTTATAGATAGTAATGAAAGTCACTTGAGCTGTCTCAAAAACTACTCAATGCTAAAAGCTGGATTGGAAGATTTAATTGATGAAAATCCACATACCTATAACGATGGTTTTGGAGAAAGGATAGAGCAATGTGTATTTCTAAAGGGTGAATTTGAATTTTTTTTGAAGTACTGTGTGTTTACGATTGATTCTCATAAAGGTCATTCATTCTTTTTTCTCGATCCCTTTGGATGGACAGATGTTTCAATGAGAACTATTAGAGAAATTAATCGTATAAAGGGTTCTGAAATACTTTATACTTACATGATTGATTATATAAGAAGATTTCTCATTGAAAGATATACAAGTCAGAAACGTGGCTTTCAAGAAATTCTTGAAGCTGACGGATACTATGAGGCAGCTAATCTAGAAGATAGCAGCATGGGAGAACAGTGCTACCTGAGAGATCAAACGGTAAAACTATTTCTAGAGAGAGGCCAATCAAAATATGTATTTACTTTTTCATTGATGCCTAGAGGAGAAAAACTTGTATTGTACTATTTACTACATCTTTCACAAAAGTTGACAGCACTAGAAGTTATAAAGGAGTGCTTTGAGTCTGAGAATAATTTAGATTATCAATATCACTATGAGATATATGGATACGGGTTTAAAACAGCTAATTATTATAATCAGAATCAAATGGATCTTGAACTAAATATCACTAGAGATAGTTATGAAATTTGTATGGATAAGTTAGATCGAGATGTCGGTAAACTTATCTTTGACAATCCAGATGGTATTTCTTTTCAAGAAATACGCCAGAAGACTATGCCATTAAATCCAGCCAATAGAAAACTTTACAATAAATACTTAAACAGATATATAAATGAAAAAGAGTTAGAAGCTTGGAGAAGTGGGAAATTGTTAAAAGGAAAGCAAATTGAATTTAGAAAGAATGATATAATTAAAGTGGTTAAAAAATATCAAGTTTCCTTGTTTTATAAGAGTAAATTTTTCTCGAATGATTTGTAG
- a CDS encoding Rpn family recombination-promoting nuclease/putative transposase — MRFISPKTDFAFKKIFGSTDSKDILISFLNAILYGGQPTVRDLEIINPYSASKVTGLKDTYLDVKAKITGDKTVIIEMQVLNVAAFDKRVLYNAAKTYSTQLKSGEGYWKLKPVIALTITDFEMFENQERVISHFVFKENEDLFDYPNHELELFFVELPKFNKKLEDLETLTEKWIYFMKNTNQLETIPETMEIVPEIGKALRIANQANLSPEELEDLEKREMFLEDQQGAIIKGRQEGKLELIVRLLRRRCGEIAPDIQSRIRRLSIEELENLAEALLDFTSISDLMDWLQGQNNLTDN; from the coding sequence ATGAGATTTATTAGTCCTAAAACAGACTTTGCCTTTAAAAAAATATTTGGTTCCACGGATAGCAAGGATATTCTCATTAGCTTCTTGAATGCCATCCTATATGGGGGTCAACCTACCGTCAGAGATTTAGAGATTATCAATCCTTATTCAGCTTCTAAAGTTACAGGGCTGAAGGATACTTACCTGGATGTCAAAGCCAAGATTACTGGAGACAAAACAGTGATTATCGAAATGCAAGTTTTGAATGTAGCTGCTTTTGATAAACGGGTTTTGTACAATGCCGCTAAAACATATTCGACGCAACTCAAATCGGGTGAAGGCTATTGGAAGTTAAAGCCCGTGATTGCTTTGACTATTACAGATTTTGAAATGTTTGAAAATCAAGAGCGGGTAATTTCACATTTTGTGTTTAAAGAAAATGAGGATTTATTCGACTATCCGAATCATGAGCTAGAGCTGTTTTTTGTTGAATTACCCAAGTTTAATAAGAAGTTGGAGGATTTAGAGACTTTGACTGAAAAATGGATATATTTTATGAAAAACACCAACCAATTGGAGACAATTCCAGAAACAATGGAGATAGTGCCGGAAATAGGGAAGGCTTTGAGAATCGCAAATCAAGCTAACTTGAGTCCTGAGGAGTTGGAAGATTTAGAGAAGCGGGAGATGTTTCTTGAAGACCAGCAGGGCGCAATTATTAAAGGTAGACAGGAAGGAAAGCTAGAATTAATTGTGCGTCTCCTTCGGCGTCGTTGTGGTGAAATTGCGCCGGATATCCAAAGCCGTATTCGTCGATTATCGATTGAGGAATTAGAGAATCTAGCAGAGGCGTTGTTAGATTTTACAAGTATTTCAGATTTGATGGATTGGTTGCAAGGTCAGAATAATCTTACCGATAATTGA
- a CDS encoding phosphoribosyltransferase: protein MPDLYISWSEYHQKIELLGAKIYESKWDFDQIVCIAKGGLRVGDILCRIYDKPLAILSASSYGGAENRVRGTIHFSRHLAMTAEKLGSRVLLVDDLVDSGISLRESMTWLEEHHGNEIEQIRTAVLWYKDCSVITPDYYVDYLADNPWIHQPFERYELMSPAQLAESYLVGEVPRG, encoded by the coding sequence ATGCCTGACCTTTACATTTCTTGGTCTGAGTACCATCAAAAAATCGAACTGCTGGGTGCCAAAATCTATGAATCGAAGTGGGATTTCGACCAAATTGTCTGCATCGCCAAGGGAGGGTTACGAGTTGGGGACATCCTATGCCGAATTTACGACAAACCCCTAGCGATTCTCTCTGCGTCTTCCTATGGGGGGGCAGAGAATCGGGTTCGAGGTACGATACACTTTTCGCGCCATTTGGCAATGACGGCTGAAAAATTGGGGAGTCGCGTGTTACTCGTTGATGATTTAGTGGATTCGGGTATCAGCCTTCGGGAGTCGATGACTTGGCTGGAAGAGCATCATGGGAATGAAATTGAGCAGATTCGCACGGCTGTCCTCTGGTACAAAGATTGCTCTGTGATTACTCCCGATTATTACGTGGATTATTTAGCGGACAATCCTTGGATTCATCAGCCGTTTGAACGGTATGAACTGATGAGTCCTGCACAGTTGGCTGAAAGTTATCTGGTGGGGGAAGTGCCAAGGGGATAA
- a CDS encoding MFS transporter: MSNTSSSDSSVPPDTSTSQKLSFITKLAYGAGDLGPAITANLGVFFALFFFTNVAGLSAGLAGSILMIGKIWDAVNDPMVGVLSDRTKSRWGRRLPWMLYGAIPFGIFFFLQWIVPNFSADRSANNWALFWYYVIISILFNIFYTVVNLPYTALTPELTQDYNERTSLNSFRFAFSIGGSILSLILAQLIFALLKIPVTQQYLVLAGICTILSVLPLFWCVFGVRDRILAYEAQHSTTEQSEQIPIPEQLRIAFNNRPFLFVVGIYLFSWLGVQVTASILPYFVVNWMGLPEAQFPQVAIAVQGTALVMLFVWKAISDRVGKKAVYFMGMVLWIIAQAGLFFLQPSQIGLMYILAILAGFGVSTAYLIPWSMMPDVIELDELETGQRREGVFYGFMVLLQKFGLALGLFLVGQSLEVAGFIEQIPGQPTPTQPDSALFAIRLAIGPLPTVALIGGLILAYFYPITREVHAEILLKLQERKSGLERRE, encoded by the coding sequence ATGAGTAACACTTCCTCTTCTGACTCTTCCGTTCCTCCTGATACATCTACCTCCCAAAAGCTGAGTTTTATTACCAAACTCGCTTACGGTGCTGGTGATTTGGGGCCGGCTATCACGGCTAACTTGGGTGTATTCTTTGCGCTGTTTTTCTTTACCAATGTGGCAGGACTCAGTGCTGGGTTGGCAGGCAGCATTCTGATGATTGGTAAGATTTGGGATGCGGTTAACGATCCAATGGTGGGGGTATTGAGCGATCGCACCAAAAGCCGTTGGGGACGCCGACTTCCCTGGATGCTCTATGGGGCAATTCCCTTTGGAATATTCTTCTTTTTACAATGGATTGTTCCCAACTTCAGTGCTGACAGAAGTGCCAACAACTGGGCGCTGTTCTGGTACTACGTGATTATTTCCATTTTATTCAACATCTTCTACACCGTCGTTAACCTACCTTACACGGCCCTAACCCCAGAACTCACCCAAGACTATAACGAACGCACCAGCCTCAATAGCTTCCGCTTTGCCTTTTCGATTGGCGGCAGCATTCTATCGTTGATTCTGGCTCAGCTTATCTTCGCTCTGTTAAAAATTCCTGTCACTCAACAGTATTTGGTTTTAGCCGGAATTTGTACAATTCTCTCCGTCTTGCCTTTATTTTGGTGTGTTTTTGGTGTGCGCGATCGCATCCTGGCTTATGAAGCCCAACATAGTACGACAGAGCAATCTGAACAAATCCCCATCCCAGAACAGCTACGGATTGCCTTCAATAATCGCCCCTTTCTATTTGTCGTCGGGATCTATCTGTTTTCCTGGCTAGGCGTCCAAGTTACCGCCTCCATTCTTCCTTATTTTGTGGTCAATTGGATGGGTTTACCAGAGGCGCAGTTTCCCCAAGTTGCGATCGCTGTTCAAGGCACTGCCCTCGTCATGTTATTCGTCTGGAAAGCCATTAGCGATCGCGTGGGTAAAAAAGCCGTTTACTTCATGGGTATGGTGTTGTGGATTATCGCTCAAGCGGGTTTATTTTTCCTGCAACCGAGTCAAATTGGCTTGATGTATATCCTCGCTATCCTGGCAGGATTTGGTGTTTCCACGGCTTACCTTATCCCTTGGTCAATGATGCCAGATGTGATTGAACTCGATGAACTCGAAACCGGTCAGCGTCGGGAAGGTGTCTTTTATGGCTTCATGGTGTTGCTGCAAAAATTTGGTTTAGCGCTGGGTCTATTTTTAGTCGGACAATCGTTGGAAGTGGCGGGTTTTATCGAGCAAATTCCTGGACAACCCACACCGACTCAACCTGATTCTGCCTTGTTCGCCATCCGCCTTGCCATTGGCCCTCTGCCTACCGTTGCCCTAATCGGTGGTTTGATTCTGGCTTACTTCTATCCCATCACCCGCGAAGTTCATGCAGAAATTCTCTTGAAGCTGCAAGAGCGTAAGTCTGGCTTGGAACGCCGGGAGTGA
- a CDS encoding glycosyltransferase family 4 protein — MRIAQIAPLWERVPPFRYGGTELIVSLLTDELVRRGHEVTLFASGDSITKAHLEFIHEQALRLDKKVKEPILYEQMMLAKVYHQAHHFDIIHSHVGCAVLPYCSFVKTPTVHTMHGIFTPDNEKMFRQFAWQPYISISEAQREPKLGLNYVHTVYNGIDTTVYRFQEQPSQPPYLAFVGRLSPEKGPAGAIEIARTLGLPLKMAGKIDAVDRDYYDEQLKPLIDGEQIQYLGEVSHEEKIELLAGATVTLFPITWREPFGLVMIESMATGTPVVGMALGSVPEVIAHGKTGFVCGSLEQMIEAVPKAMQLDRKTCRDYVVRRFSVESMVDEYERAYQMVLSGRGQNKDDQVS, encoded by the coding sequence ATGAGAATTGCACAGATTGCTCCCCTTTGGGAACGTGTTCCTCCCTTCCGCTATGGTGGAACTGAGTTAATTGTCAGTTTGTTAACCGATGAATTAGTGCGGCGCGGTCATGAAGTGACATTATTTGCGTCGGGTGACTCTATTACCAAAGCTCACTTGGAGTTCATACATGAGCAAGCGCTGAGATTAGATAAAAAGGTTAAAGAACCGATTCTTTACGAGCAAATGATGCTCGCCAAAGTCTATCATCAAGCTCATCATTTTGATATTATCCATTCTCACGTTGGCTGTGCCGTTCTGCCCTATTGCAGTTTCGTTAAGACGCCAACCGTTCACACCATGCATGGTATTTTCACGCCGGATAATGAGAAAATGTTCCGGCAATTTGCATGGCAACCCTATATCAGTATTAGTGAGGCTCAACGAGAACCCAAGCTGGGTCTTAACTACGTTCATACCGTTTACAACGGCATTGATACCACCGTTTATCGCTTCCAAGAGCAACCCTCTCAACCCCCCTATCTCGCCTTTGTGGGACGCCTCTCACCGGAAAAAGGGCCAGCCGGTGCGATTGAAATTGCCCGCACACTTGGCTTACCGCTCAAAATGGCGGGTAAGATTGATGCCGTTGATCGTGACTATTACGACGAACAACTCAAACCCCTGATTGATGGGGAGCAGATTCAATATCTCGGTGAAGTATCCCACGAAGAGAAGATAGAACTGCTAGCGGGTGCGACGGTTACCCTGTTCCCGATTACCTGGCGAGAACCCTTTGGCTTGGTGATGATTGAATCTATGGCCACAGGAACGCCAGTAGTGGGTATGGCGTTGGGTTCTGTGCCCGAAGTGATTGCCCATGGGAAAACCGGGTTTGTCTGCGGTAGCTTGGAACAGATGATTGAAGCCGTTCCCAAGGCGATGCAATTAGATCGCAAAACTTGTCGAGACTATGTGGTGAGGCGTTTTAGCGTGGAATCGATGGTCGATGAGTATGAACGGGCTTACCAAATGGTTCTCAGTGGCAGAGGACAAAACAAGGACGATCAGGTGTCTTAG
- a CDS encoding amylo-alpha-1,6-glucosidase: MTTDKLELDGKVFVPAEELPIPEWPSVLSERPQPTLTVKDNDLFLVTDTLGNIGGLLRDDMNASMGLFCHDTRFLSRLELQIEGRPPVLLSSTADKGFALSVLCTNPRLDGERLEEAEQLEAESQVQEGEISYAPLRAETIGIARDIVLNGALFDEIEVSNYTTSRLRFELSLSFDADFVDLFEVRGYGRGHRGQLLHEVLKDETVQKETQELTLAYKGLDGLVMQSCIEFVHRQPDYLKGKTAIWQLDLDSHETLKLGYRLRVLINSRSSSIVSAPVTLGQAKAAELAEQKEWQQHVTQIRSDEKTINQVIERAEQDVYLLRQTFGKGKILSAGVPWFSTLFGRDSIIAASQTLMLDPTIARETLSILAKYQGKEENEWRDEQPGKILHEIRMGEMARCEEIPHTPYYGTVDATPLWLMLYCEYYAWTHDTETLDRLWPNALAAMDWIDRQMSETGYISYYRLSKRGLANQGWKDSGNCIVNRKGQIAKGAIALCEVQAYAYSAKIRLAEIARLKKRLDLADQWQDEAKDLKRRFNQDFWVAEEDFCALALDGEGKPVDSITSNPGHCLNLGILTPEKAYSVAERLRAPDMYSGWGIRTLSSLSPAYNPMGYHVGSVWPHDNSMIAVGLRALGLVDQALELSQSLIDMTLHQPYNRPPELFCGYERTDGNAPVMYPVACSPQAWATGSIFQLLQVMIHLVPDARNNCLRILDPALPESINKLSLQNLRVGSTLLDLEFERSGSATACRVAKKRGNLRVVIEA, from the coding sequence ATGACTACGGATAAACTTGAGCTAGATGGTAAAGTTTTTGTTCCTGCTGAAGAATTGCCCATTCCAGAGTGGCCGAGTGTGCTGAGTGAACGTCCACAACCGACGCTCACAGTTAAAGATAATGACCTGTTTTTAGTGACCGATACCCTGGGGAATATTGGTGGATTGTTAAGAGATGACATGAACGCCAGTATGGGGTTGTTCTGTCACGATACCCGGTTCCTCAGCCGCTTGGAGTTACAGATTGAGGGACGACCGCCTGTATTACTCAGCAGCACCGCTGATAAAGGGTTTGCTCTCTCTGTTTTGTGTACCAATCCTCGCCTGGATGGCGAACGTTTAGAAGAAGCAGAGCAATTAGAGGCAGAATCACAAGTTCAGGAAGGCGAGATTTCTTACGCACCCCTACGAGCGGAGACTATCGGGATTGCGCGAGACATTGTCTTGAATGGAGCGCTGTTTGATGAGATTGAAGTTTCTAATTATACCACAAGTCGCCTTCGTTTTGAACTGAGTCTCAGCTTTGATGCTGATTTCGTAGATTTATTTGAAGTCCGGGGCTATGGACGAGGACACCGGGGACAGCTCTTACACGAGGTACTTAAGGATGAAACGGTCCAAAAAGAAACTCAAGAGTTGACCCTAGCGTATAAAGGACTTGATGGCTTAGTGATGCAATCGTGCATCGAGTTTGTGCATCGCCAACCCGACTACTTGAAGGGTAAAACAGCAATTTGGCAACTGGATCTAGACTCTCACGAAACTCTGAAGCTGGGGTATCGGCTCAGAGTCTTGATTAATAGTCGTTCTAGTTCTATTGTCAGCGCACCCGTTACCCTGGGACAGGCCAAAGCCGCTGAATTAGCAGAACAAAAAGAGTGGCAGCAACACGTCACCCAGATTCGCTCGGATGAAAAGACGATAAATCAGGTGATTGAGCGAGCTGAGCAGGATGTTTATCTACTGCGGCAGACGTTTGGCAAAGGAAAGATACTTTCAGCGGGAGTGCCTTGGTTTTCCACTCTGTTTGGGCGCGACTCGATTATTGCCGCCTCGCAAACTTTAATGCTCGACCCCACCATTGCCCGCGAAACTTTGTCCATCTTGGCGAAGTATCAAGGCAAGGAAGAGAATGAGTGGCGCGATGAGCAACCGGGCAAGATTTTGCACGAAATCCGTATGGGTGAAATGGCTCGCTGTGAGGAAATTCCCCATACGCCTTATTACGGCACCGTCGATGCCACACCGTTGTGGTTAATGCTCTATTGCGAATACTACGCTTGGACCCATGACACCGAAACCTTGGATCGTTTGTGGCCTAATGCTTTAGCGGCAATGGATTGGATTGACCGCCAGATGTCTGAAACCGGATACATCAGTTACTATCGCCTATCCAAGCGGGGTTTGGCGAATCAGGGGTGGAAAGATTCCGGAAACTGTATTGTCAATCGCAAGGGGCAGATAGCCAAGGGTGCGATCGCACTTTGTGAGGTGCAGGCTTATGCCTATTCGGCTAAAATCCGTTTGGCAGAAATTGCGCGACTGAAGAAGCGGCTCGATTTGGCAGATCAGTGGCAAGATGAAGCTAAAGACCTCAAGCGCCGATTTAACCAGGATTTCTGGGTGGCGGAAGAAGACTTCTGCGCCTTGGCTCTGGATGGAGAGGGCAAGCCGGTGGATAGTATTACGTCTAACCCTGGTCACTGTCTGAATCTGGGCATTTTGACACCCGAAAAAGCCTATAGTGTGGCAGAACGGCTGCGTGCCCCGGATATGTATAGTGGCTGGGGGATTCGCACCCTCAGTAGTTTGTCCCCGGCCTATAATCCCATGGGCTATCACGTCGGTTCAGTCTGGCCTCATGATAATTCTATGATTGCCGTAGGATTGCGAGCGCTCGGACTGGTCGATCAAGCCCTGGAACTGAGTCAGTCGTTAATTGACATGACCCTACACCAGCCCTACAACCGTCCCCCCGAACTGTTTTGCGGCTACGAACGTACTGATGGTAACGCCCCGGTGATGTATCCCGTCGCCTGCTCTCCTCAAGCTTGGGCTACTGGCAGTATCTTCCAGTTATTGCAAGTAATGATCCATCTGGTCCCCGATGCCCGCAATAACTGTCTGCGGATTCTCGACCCAGCACTGCCAGAATCCATCAACAAGCTGTCCCTGCAAAACTTGCGCGTGGGGTCAACTCTGCTGGATTTGGAGTTTGAGCGTTCTGGTAGCGCAACCGCTTGCCGCGTTGCCAAGAAGCGGGGGAATCTCCGGGTTGTGATTGAAGCTTAA